The Candidatus Eisenbacteria bacterium genome includes a region encoding these proteins:
- the thiS gene encoding sulfur carrier protein ThiS, with product MHVMVNDEPRELAAGSTVADLVATLGLGPRRIAVEVNRDVVPRASYGATALHDGDAIEIIHFVGGG from the coding sequence GTGCACGTGATGGTGAACGACGAGCCGCGCGAGCTCGCGGCCGGCAGCACGGTGGCCGACCTGGTCGCAACGCTGGGGCTCGGGCCCCGCCGCATCGCCGTCGAGGTGAACCGCGACGTCGTCCCACGCGCCAGCTACGGCGCGACGGCGCTCCACGATGGCGACGCGATCGAGATCATCCATTTCGTGGGAGGCGGCTGA